One stretch of Prosthecobacter dejongeii DNA includes these proteins:
- a CDS encoding ribonucleoside-diphosphate reductase subunit alpha encodes MIQDLLHEDKALKKVAHTPKDQKPRFEWSALTVGGAESASAIKVKVGGDERDFDMGEIADTVGSALADLFMARQKESDIYNEKNQQLVQTIARAVADELHQRTAQIVEGADSQGALSGKDIYHCIERALVRHNAHDVARSLAERRKRTEYDSLADNNLPQPLIVSTKVIRRSGQLVPWNHNKIEIAVRKAFLSMEMDSSPAVQVAEAASRFVAEEGKQFMHIEDVQNIVEEELMKQGFFKVARAYIQYRALRSKMREHDEEASVAASQEDQDQQALIVVRASPTETFFWDGQDLKKRIDFAMLGLDLCLTRNEIEMELRRSLNSDITLDHLKQTVILNAKTLMQKDADFAKFAARIRLSYIYEEVLGWDIVKDGIEALRDFHRRAFRRNLARGVEIDRISPRLLEFDLDKLAEALEPTADMDFDFLGIQTLYDRYLIVDKKIKPNKRLEAPQLFWMRVAMGLCIQEKENPEDKIIALYKLYKGRRFCSSTPTLFNSGTLHSQLSSCYLYKVDDSIESIMIRGIAENAFLSKWAGGLGGSWTSVRGTGGYIKGTNGESQGVIPFLKLHNDQLIAVNQGGKRRGSGCAYLEVWHNDVEDFLQLRVNTGDERRRTHDLNTANWIPDLFMKRMETRGTWTLFRANEVPDLHELYGSAFEKRYVDYEAQAKAGKIFGREVEALDLWKKMLKSIFETGHPWITFKDPCNVRSPQDHVGVIHSSNLCTEITLNTSADETAVCNLGSVLIDNHLDDAGNIDHTKLRETIRTAVRMLDNVIDINFYPTVAAKTSNERHRPIGLGVMGLQYALYRKGIPFASKEAVEFNDEFMEAVAYYAYEASSDVAAEKGTYSTYKGSKWDRGLLPQDTVDLLAQERGVEIDVPRGGKMDWSALRAKIAKHGMRNSNVLAIAPTATISNIMGSSPCIEPLMSNMLVKSNLSGDFMLLNPYLIRDLKKRGLWTSDIQEKLKYMDGEIEGIEEIPTDLKRRYATAFSIDWSWLIDAAARRQKWIDQSQSVNLFCGESDMRTLSHMYRGAWKKGLKTTYYLRTRSASNIEKSTAQVDKELRGVIGQGTSKAAAYTEEQIQACSIEAMRNGGTCEACQ; translated from the coding sequence ATGATCCAGGACCTTCTCCACGAAGATAAAGCTCTCAAAAAAGTCGCCCATACCCCGAAAGACCAGAAACCGCGCTTCGAATGGAGCGCGCTGACGGTGGGTGGGGCAGAATCTGCCTCCGCCATCAAGGTGAAGGTGGGTGGGGATGAACGTGACTTCGACATGGGCGAAATCGCCGATACCGTGGGCAGTGCCCTGGCGGATCTGTTCATGGCCCGCCAGAAGGAGAGCGACATTTACAATGAGAAGAACCAGCAGCTCGTGCAGACCATCGCCCGCGCGGTTGCGGATGAGCTGCACCAGCGCACGGCCCAGATTGTCGAGGGAGCCGACAGTCAGGGAGCCCTGAGCGGGAAGGACATCTACCACTGCATCGAGCGTGCCCTGGTCCGGCACAATGCGCATGACGTGGCCCGCAGTCTGGCGGAGCGCCGCAAACGTACAGAGTACGATAGCCTCGCCGATAACAATCTGCCCCAGCCGCTGATCGTGAGCACCAAAGTCATCCGCCGCAGCGGCCAGCTCGTCCCTTGGAATCATAACAAGATCGAGATCGCCGTGCGCAAAGCCTTCCTCTCCATGGAGATGGATTCCTCCCCCGCCGTGCAGGTGGCGGAGGCGGCCAGCCGCTTCGTGGCAGAAGAGGGCAAGCAGTTCATGCACATCGAAGACGTGCAGAACATCGTGGAAGAAGAGCTGATGAAGCAGGGCTTTTTCAAAGTGGCCCGCGCTTACATCCAGTATCGGGCGCTGCGCTCGAAGATGCGTGAGCATGACGAGGAAGCCTCCGTGGCCGCCAGCCAGGAAGATCAGGATCAGCAGGCGCTCATCGTCGTCCGCGCCAGCCCTACGGAGACTTTCTTCTGGGATGGCCAGGACCTGAAAAAGCGCATTGATTTCGCCATGCTGGGTCTGGATCTCTGCCTGACCCGCAATGAGATCGAGATGGAGCTGCGTCGCTCCCTGAATTCCGACATCACGCTGGATCACCTGAAGCAGACCGTCATCCTGAATGCGAAGACGCTGATGCAAAAGGACGCGGACTTTGCCAAGTTCGCCGCGCGTATCCGCCTGAGCTACATTTATGAAGAAGTCCTGGGCTGGGACATCGTGAAAGACGGCATCGAGGCCCTGCGCGACTTCCATCGCCGTGCCTTCCGCCGGAATCTGGCCCGTGGGGTGGAGATTGACCGCATCAGCCCGCGCCTGCTCGAGTTCGACCTGGACAAACTGGCGGAGGCTCTGGAGCCCACGGCGGACATGGACTTCGACTTCCTCGGCATCCAGACCCTGTACGATCGCTACCTCATCGTGGATAAGAAGATCAAGCCTAACAAGCGGCTTGAGGCTCCCCAGCTTTTCTGGATGCGCGTGGCCATGGGCCTCTGCATTCAGGAAAAGGAAAACCCTGAGGACAAGATCATTGCCCTGTACAAGCTGTACAAAGGCCGTCGTTTCTGCTCCAGCACGCCGACTCTCTTTAACAGCGGCACGCTGCACAGCCAGCTCAGCTCCTGCTACCTCTACAAGGTGGATGACAGCATCGAGTCCATCATGATTCGCGGCATCGCGGAAAATGCTTTCCTTTCCAAGTGGGCCGGCGGTCTCGGTGGTTCCTGGACGAGCGTGCGCGGCACGGGTGGTTACATCAAAGGCACCAATGGTGAAAGCCAGGGCGTCATCCCGTTCCTGAAGCTGCACAATGACCAGCTCATCGCCGTGAACCAGGGCGGCAAGCGCCGTGGCTCTGGCTGTGCCTACCTGGAAGTGTGGCATAATGATGTGGAAGACTTCCTGCAACTGCGAGTGAATACCGGCGATGAACGCCGCCGCACGCATGACCTGAACACGGCCAACTGGATCCCGGATCTGTTCATGAAACGCATGGAGACCCGTGGTACCTGGACGCTGTTCCGCGCCAATGAGGTGCCCGACCTGCACGAGCTGTACGGCAGCGCTTTTGAAAAACGCTACGTCGACTACGAAGCCCAGGCCAAAGCCGGCAAGATCTTTGGCCGCGAGGTCGAGGCGCTGGACCTGTGGAAGAAGATGCTGAAGTCCATCTTTGAAACTGGTCACCCGTGGATCACTTTTAAAGATCCGTGCAACGTGCGCAGCCCGCAGGATCACGTGGGGGTCATCCACAGCAGCAACCTGTGCACGGAGATCACCCTGAACACCAGCGCGGATGAAACCGCCGTGTGTAACCTGGGCTCCGTCCTCATTGACAATCACCTGGACGACGCCGGCAACATTGACCACACGAAGCTGCGCGAGACCATCCGCACGGCCGTGCGCATGCTGGACAACGTCATTGACATCAACTTCTACCCCACCGTCGCTGCCAAGACCTCGAACGAGCGGCATCGCCCCATCGGGCTGGGCGTCATGGGCCTGCAGTATGCCCTCTACCGCAAAGGCATCCCCTTTGCTTCCAAGGAAGCCGTGGAGTTCAACGATGAATTCATGGAAGCCGTGGCCTACTACGCCTATGAGGCCAGCAGTGACGTGGCTGCGGAAAAAGGCACCTACTCCACCTACAAAGGCAGCAAGTGGGATCGCGGTCTGCTCCCGCAGGATACCGTGGACCTCCTGGCCCAGGAGCGTGGGGTGGAGATTGACGTCCCGCGCGGCGGCAAGATGGACTGGAGCGCGCTGCGCGCCAAGATTGCCAAGCACGGCATGCGCAACAGTAACGTCCTCGCCATCGCCCCCACGGCCACGATTTCGAACATCATGGGCTCCAGCCCGTGTATCGAGCCGCTGATGAGCAACATGCTGGTGAAGTCTAACCTTTCTGGCGACTTCATGCTGCTGAACCCCTACCTCATCCGCGACCTCAAAAAGCGCGGCCTGTGGACTTCTGACATTCAGGAAAAGCTCAAGTACATGGACGGCGAGATCGAAGGCATCGAAGAGATCCCCACCGACCTCAAGCGCCGCTACGCCACCGCCTTCAGCATTGACTGGAGCTGGCTCATCGATGCCGCCGCCCGTCGCCAGAAGTGGATTGACCAGTCCCAGTCCGTGAACCTCTTCTGCGGTGAGAGCGACATGCGCACCCTTTCCCACATGTATCGCGGTGCCTGGAAAAAAGGTCTCAAGACCACCTACTACCTGCGCACCCGCTCCGCCTCGAACATCGAGAAAAGCACCGCCCAAGTGGACAAGGAACTCCGCGGCGTCATCGGCCAAGGCACCTCCAAAGCCGCCGCTTATACGGAGGAGCAGATCCAAGCTTGTTCCATCGAGGCGATGCGGAATGGCGGGACGTGTGAGGCTTGTCAGTGA
- a CDS encoding DUF4062 domain-containing protein — translation MSDKKYSVFISSTFEDLKEEREAVLRAILQHGHFPLGMELWGAANDQQWEIIKRQIDVADYLS, via the coding sequence ATGTCAGACAAGAAGTACAGCGTATTCATTAGCTCCACGTTTGAAGATTTGAAAGAGGAGCGCGAGGCAGTTTTGAGAGCTATCCTACAGCACGGCCATTTTCCATTAGGTATGGAATTGTGGGGAGCTGCGAATGACCAGCAATGGGAGATTATCAAACGTCAAATCGACGTTGCTGATTATTTGTCATAA